A single window of Nitrososphaerales archaeon DNA harbors:
- a CDS encoding DUF47 family protein, giving the protein MLFSKHKKRSMQDLLLEHMRLVILSVDNFEGMVDALRILDFEKARKFENAVDRYETDADNIHRENVTQICKGSFFGYMREDILQLMEMVDSIADSAKEASRALMWRKVPEHILAKFLNDNAMNYVKKSVHTARSLLSVLENLNMKRDDVIQKVRVVEHLEEQADVLKNRLFQELYSKAEEYDALTVLQLKEFIDLTDNIADNAEDASDIVLIMLAKGYS; this is encoded by the coding sequence ATGCTATTCTCCAAGCACAAGAAAAGAAGCATGCAGGACCTTCTGCTAGAACATATGAGGCTTGTAATACTTTCGGTAGATAATTTCGAGGGCATGGTAGATGCCTTACGCATTCTCGATTTTGAGAAAGCAAGGAAGTTTGAGAATGCAGTTGACAGATACGAAACTGATGCCGACAATATACACAGGGAAAACGTCACGCAGATATGCAAGGGCTCATTCTTCGGCTACATGCGTGAGGATATACTACAGCTCATGGAGATGGTGGATAGCATTGCTGACAGTGCAAAGGAAGCGTCGAGAGCGTTGATGTGGAGGAAGGTACCAGAGCATATACTGGCCAAATTTCTCAATGATAACGCAATGAATTATGTGAAGAAAAGTGTGCACACAGCACGATCCTTGCTTTCTGTGCTGGAGAATCTGAACATGAAGAGAGATGATGTTATACAAAAGGTAAGGGTTGTTGAACATCTTGAAGAACAGGCAGATGTTCTTAAAAACAGATTATTTCAGGAATTGTATAGTAAGGCAGAGGAGTATGACGCATTAACAGTTTTGCAGTTGAAGGAGTTCATTGATCTAACAGATAATATAGCAGACAATGCAGAAGATGCCAGCGATATCGTGCTAATAATGCTGGCAAAGGGATACTCTTGA
- a CDS encoding D-glycerate dehydrogenase — protein sequence MQKPRVYLTRNIPKAIEILSKSCNLVIHKSETLPSKKEVIKNIKDKDALLCSLSDIIDSEIISVAKKLKVISSYSVGYDHIDIDAATKHGVFVTYTPEVLTETTADLAFALMLAVARRIAEADALVRKGGWKQGWRYDFMFGRDVHGKILGIIGLGRIGSAVAKRAKGFSMKILYHNRKRLSFENESKLLVEYRSLGDLLRESDFVSIHLPLSKDTWHLINEEKLKLMKPTAYLINTARGAIIDEGALVKALKNKWIAGAGLDVFEKEPIAKNSQLLRMNNVVLSPHIASASKETRERMAEVAARNLLNVLNGEKPIFAVNPQVLRQGDHFP from the coding sequence ATGCAAAAGCCCAGAGTATACCTGACAAGAAATATACCAAAAGCTATTGAGATCCTTTCCAAGTCCTGCAACCTTGTAATACACAAGAGTGAAACCCTTCCAAGTAAAAAGGAGGTCATTAAGAACATCAAGGATAAGGATGCTTTGCTCTGCTCTCTGTCAGATATCATAGATAGTGAAATTATTAGCGTTGCTAAGAAACTTAAGGTGATAAGTTCCTATAGCGTTGGCTATGATCATATAGATATTGATGCTGCAACAAAGCACGGTGTATTCGTAACATATACTCCTGAGGTTTTGACAGAAACTACAGCAGATCTGGCTTTTGCCTTGATGCTCGCGGTTGCCAGAAGGATCGCTGAAGCTGATGCGTTAGTGAGAAAGGGGGGATGGAAACAGGGCTGGCGGTATGACTTTATGTTTGGACGTGATGTGCATGGAAAAATATTGGGGATAATTGGGTTGGGCAGGATAGGCTCCGCCGTTGCAAAACGTGCCAAGGGATTTTCTATGAAAATACTGTATCATAACAGGAAAAGATTGTCATTTGAAAATGAAAGTAAACTACTAGTTGAATACCGATCCTTGGGCGATCTTTTGAGAGAAAGCGATTTTGTTAGCATACACCTACCATTGAGTAAGGATACTTGGCACCTGATAAACGAAGAGAAGTTGAAACTCATGAAACCTACTGCATATTTAATAAATACTGCAAGAGGCGCAATAATTGATGAAGGGGCACTTGTGAAGGCATTAAAGAATAAATGGATCGCGGGCGCCGGCTTGGATGTATTTGAAAAAGAACCCATAGCAAAGAATAGTCAGTTACTGAGGATGAACAATGTTGTCCTATCTCCCCATATAGCCAGCGCCAGTAAAGAGACAAGGGAGCGAATGGCGGAAGTGGCTGCAAGAAATTTACTCAATGTATTGAATGGAGAGAAGCCAATCTTTGCCGTTAACCCCCAAGTACTAAGGCAAGGGGATCATTTCCCTTGA